The genomic interval TCAGGAAAGCCCAGCTTACTGACTCTTGAATTACTTCAAAAGTACTCAACAGAATAGCCTAATATACTTATGGTTATGAGGAGGTTATAGTAAGGTTACCATAGTAACCTATGGGTAACAAATGGAACAATGCTCAAAAAAAATGGGGTAAATAGAGCTAGGGAATAAGCTTATATCTTCTTGCCCAGGAGTCAATTATTTGCTTGGCTGTTTCACATGCTTCCCGCGAATATTGCCACAGATATTTGTAGTTGTAGTAGAAGGAGGAATTATATTTCAAGCTAGCGTCATCATTTCTTCCGCCGATTCGTTTAAAATTAAGATTGCAGTGATTTACTAAAACACCAATCAAATAGTATATGGTTTTCCCTTGTTTTAATTCAATTGATAGCCCTCCCGTAAAAGCACTATCAGTAAGAATTGAATAAAAATAATCAGCAAATTTATTTCCGTCACTAGAATCATTTATTAATATCTCCGATACCCTTAGACTCGAATATAAATCCAAAAACATTCCCTTACTAAATTCTACAGCGTTATTTGAATGCTTAGTTACCTGAAATAATCCCAACTCAGGCTCGAACTGGGCTTCCAATTGAATTTTTAAATGCTGAATCGATCGGTTTATTGAATTAAAAACTTCCTTTTTAATGCGATTACTCCCTTCCGGCCTACTTTCATCTATATAATCCAGCTTTCCAACATTTTGTTCAAGCCTTTTTAAGTCATCATAAACTAAAAGCAATCTGGACTTATGTGTATCCGGTGAATGGAATTTCAAATTCTGCAATAAATTTACAATCTCGATATTAAAGACACTATACGCACCCTCAACCATGTCCCCAAAGGAACACACTATCCAACCATAATCAGGTTCATCTTTATTTAAAAAATTGCCTGTTTGATTCTGCACACTCCAATACTCATAAGAGAGATTTTCAAAACTCACGTTTCGATACATGGAGTTAGATGGGTGAATTCCTAAACAGTCAGATATGCCATATCCCTCGTTGTCACGAGGTAGGAATTTGTGAATTAAATTTCCTAACCTTCCCAAATGAATCAGGTCCGTATAGGGAAACAATGGATTCCCCTCAAAAGGCTTATGAATAGTGTCAAACAAATCACCGGGAATTGGACCAAATTTCATATTAATGTGCAAACTTTACTTACGTAATAAATTCCAAATTATTAGCTTGATGCAAATATCGGTATCAAGAAAAGCAGTCCATATATAAGTAAAAACACTTATCAAAAAAAGGGTGGACCTTTGAGTTACCGTTCTACAAAAACACTTAAATTTATTCAACCTTATCCAGTTCCTACCAAAAATTACCTCCTCCCAGAAAACATTAATAATGAACTTCTTAAACACTTGGTCTGTGACTGAGGGGCACGAAGTGCGCAATTTCCAAAACTGAATTTTGAACCAGAAATTCTTTTTCATTGAAAACGAATCATGCCCAATTGTAACAATAGGAAATACAACAATCCAACCAGCAAATGATTGATAATTAATAGATTCATTTTTTCGAACTGACAGCTAATTACATAAATCAAAGCGTTAGCGGTTATTGTATTGACAGCTCAAGTATGTAACGACACGACCGACTGCATCTTATCCCTAAACTTATGACACGACAATTGTTGACACTCTGCTTTTTTGTTCTTGTAGTTTTTAAAGGACAAGCACAAACAGACAGCTTGAATTTTCCTGACAATGCGAAACTCCCTGACAAATTTCAGAAAGCTATCAAAGAGCAAACAAAAGAATATGACCGTCTTTTTTATCGAGACAGTGCGACAACCAAACATTATTCAGTTCCCTTCATGCTTGACAAAATTGACAACGACAGCAATTATCACTACATTTTCTTAGCGGAATATTGGATTGCATTTCATTACAAAGACATCATTCCTGACTTAATCAAACGGTTGACAAATAAAAAAGAAGTCGGGCTTGCCAACTCCGCCGACTTAATAATTTGGGAAAGAGTTCAAGCTAAACAGATGCAATTCTATGGACACGGCGGTATCTCTAACGATGACCTCTTTACAATTGCAGGACGAGCAAACAGACTACTAACAGAAATAACCGGAGAAGATATTGGTCATGTTTCAATGTACTCAACACAAGAACAATTGAAGACACTTCAACAAAATTGGATTAAGTGGCTAAAGAAATTGAAGTGACGAACAACAAACCGCTAACATGGGGTTTGCTGCTATGCTGGCAGACGAATAAATCCTCATCTTTTTGTTCGCTATCAGCAGCAGTTCGGTCAGACGTAATTCTATTCGGCTTTACTTCTTATCTTCATCATCAGTAATTCTATTGGGCTTCAGTTCTGGGCTGGACAATATAAAATACCAGCACAGCAGCAAGCCCTCAACGTTGGCTGTAAGTTTCAATTCTCAATTTCAAATGACCCTTCAAATAGACACTTCAAAAGGATGGACAGAAGCAATCATTGACAACGACTGTGAGTTTTATAAATTTGAAAAAGTAGCATTTGTTTTAAAGACAAAACTTAATCTCACCTTCGCCGACCAATTAAATGACTTTGACACTTACTATTGGGACTTCGTTTATGATGACTCAAACCTATGTTTACACTATAACATCCATTTAGGGGTTTCAATTTTCCCAAAACTATTCAAGGACGCTACGAACGTTGACAATGAAAATGTAATTAGGGTTGCTGCCGCACTAATGACAGAACTTGAAGAATACAACTGGATTCCGTTTGACGATTCAAAAACTATCGGAACAAATGGCAGCGAAGGAGGTAATATAATTGAGGACATAGAGAACATTGATGGCGCAAGAATTACCTTAGAGAAAGACTGTGGCAAGATTCCCTTTGCAGTTACATTAGGCATTTACGGACTTATGTTTCATACTCATTTTGACAGCAACCTTGACAATGCACACATATTTATTAAGTATTCAAAAGGCAAAATCAACAAAGTTTTTGAATTGTATCAATTACCAGGGGAAAGACGGACAGAATTATGGCAATCAAAACATGACAAACTAATTGAAGAACTTGCTGAAATGACAAATGCCTGATGCTACGAAAACCTACAGCCAACATTCAGTTTTGCGGCAGCAGGGGGCGACGAACAAATCCTCATCGGCTGTGTTACTATCAGCTACATATCCGGCTGACCGAACACAGATGAGCAACAGAATATATTTTCATCTTTTGTATCTTTAATCGGCTGCAGTTCCGGGCTGGAAGTTTTCCAATTGCCCTGCCGAACGCAAAGCTGTGGCCGTTAGCGGCAATGCAGTTGTAGAATCATTAATTTTAGTATGAGACAAGAGCCACCCGATTTTTTAGATATTTCTCCGACAGAATTTGAACTTACCGTTTTAGAGTTTTTAAAGGATCTGGGATCAAGGTTAGAAAATTTTCAAATTACGCATAACTCAATCGAGACTTCACATGACGGAAACTATCAGATTGACATTAAGGCGACCTTTGAGGCATTGGGTATTAAAATGGCAATTATCGTAGAATGCAAGAAACATAATTCACCTATAAAGAGAGAAGTTGTTCAAATTCTTAAAGACAAATTGCAAACTCTCGGAGCACAAAAGGGAATATTATTTTCCACAGCGAAATTTCAATCCGGTTGTATTGAATATGCAGAAAAGCATGGTTTAGCACTCGTGCGTTTAATCGATGGCAAATTCACTTATGAGGTAAAGTCGATGGATAAAGAAAATATTTGGTATCCACCAGATTTGCCAAAGTACGTCGGAGAATATATCTATAACATAACTGACACAGGTTATACAACATATAACCTTTCACCCGGATACACCGATGGACTGTTGGAATACCTACAAAAGTGAGGATGTACTGCCGCTAACATTGGTTTGGCGCTATGGCGGCGCGACGAATAAGTCCTCGTCGTCCCGTCCGCTTATCAACTTCAGCTCAAACTGATGAATAACGCCGAGCAACAGAATATATCATCAACTTCATAACTTTATTCATCGACAGGCCCGGCTGAGGTAACACAGAATTTCGCCACAGCGCCAAGCCCCGGTCGTTGCCTGCAAGCTTATGACGACCCTACTATTCATAACGACAATATCAATTTTGCTTTCCGCTCTTTGGTTCTTTAAAAAACCAAAGACAATGTATTTGGAGAAAACGATTACAAAGATTCATTTCATCTTTTTGGGTTTAGCAATTTTGACAATTTACCTTTTAGTTAACCAATTAAGGTTTGTTGGTCAATACACAAATTCAATGATTGGACTGACGTTTCTAAGCAGCGGAATAATTCTATTTGGACTAACAACATCAAAACTTATAAAAATTTACAGTGGACTTATTGCAATTCCTGCATTGCTAACTGAAATTTCATTGTTATTTGGTGCGACACCGTTTGTACTTCCTGCTTTAATCGGCTATCTAATGTTTGCAGCACCGCTTAAAAAAGAAAAAGTAAATGACAGGTATAATTTTGAAATCCATGAAGGGGGAATTATGGCACCACCAAATCACTTTTATTTGACAAGGCAAACATGTTTTATTTTTGATAAACAAATTCGCTTGACACCGTCATTAGAACATTTTTCAGAAATATCCAAGGTTGAAGTGATTGGTTTTAAAGAGAATGAAATTGTTATTTGCAAAATTTATATCGAAGACAAAAATGAATTTTCTGTTGACACCCTTCAGTATGACAAATAATGTCGAGAAGAAAGCCAGCAGGCAACATTGGGTTTTATGCGTGTTGGGCTTGACCGTATAACATCAGCTACTTACAAGTCCCAGCTTCAGTTCCAGCAGACGAATATCTATCAGCTTTTTTACTTAACTTCATCAATATATTTTTAGTCAGCAGCGGTTATGGGCATACAGAATACTAATTCCCAACCTGCATAAAGCCCAGCTCGTTGTAGGCAAGCTTAAAGCGACATCCGTTTCCCAAATAAAATCTTGACAGACACTTCCAAAAAAGTAGTAGACGACCGACAATGAACAAATTAAAGAACATACTCTTTCTGTTACTCGTTTTTATTTTGGCAGTTGTTGTTGCTTTTTATTTTGAGAATAATTACCGAGTACTTGTTCAACATTTCTTTAAAATCATTCAAGGTGACAAAATAAATTTTGTTGGAAAAGACTTTCATTTATTCGCAAGTCCCTATATGCTTGTTGCGTTTGGACTGTTTTGCGTATTGTTGACAGTCACATTATATGGACTAAAGACAAAAAGGAAAATAATTTATTTCGTCTTGACCATCTTGCTTTTCTTCATCACAACATTTGTGACAAATTATATTGACAGTTTGGGTTACGTTGTTGAGTGTAAAGCTTGTCAAGACGGAGTAAGAAATTTGCACTACAATGAAATCAACTACGATTTTCATTTTATCACAAGTTTGGCAATTGGACTATTGCCATTACTTTGGACATTTCTGAAAAAGCAAATCTCAAAAAGACGACATAGAAAGCCTGCCTACAACATTGGTATTGCCAATAGTGGGGCTTGACATTGAAACAATCAGCAGCGGTAATTCTGCTGTGCTGCGGTTCGGGGCTCGACGAATAAAGCCCAGCTTTAGTTCTTAATATTTAACTTTATCAAAAAGCCAGGCTTCGGTTCCGGCGGACGGAATTCTAATTCCCCACCATCGGCAATACCTGCTCGTTGTAGTTAACTTTGCTGGACACCTTTAACTCAGTGACACAACCCAAAATTTGACAATGGCTGGACCTGCATTAGCATTAGAATATTTATTTATTATCGGCTTTTGGTGCTTTTTAATTCTCTTATTGTTTTACACTATCTTGAGAAGACGGAATTTTAAAAAATCAATACCAGCCGGACTTCTATTTCTACTGTTGACAGGATTTGGTGTTTATATTATTCACAGGAACAATCAAAATGAATACGAAGCCTCAAAAACATTTTGGGGCGACTACAAGCTTGAAAGGTTAGACGGAGAAAAATGTGACAGTTGTAAGGTCAGACTTTATGATGGTTATACTTACGACATTCTTATGCAAAATAAAGTTATTGGACACGGCAAATGGCACACAGAAACTGCTATTGACATACCAGGACACTTTCTAAAAGTTGACAATGGACCAACTTGGGTTGTTTGGGAACATGACAGACTTATTGAGTACATTGACAGAAGACAAGACAAATAAAGCTGCCTACAACATCGTATTGGCAATAGTGGGGCTGATAGTTGAAAATCAACATTTGTGTTTCTATTGGGCATTTGTGCAAATGTTGGGCTGACGTTTTTCAAATACCCCACCATCGCCAATACGTAAACCGTTAGCGGTAATACAATGAGACTTCAATATGGCAAAAAGTATAAAAAAGACAAAACCCAAAAATAAGTCTGAAGATGTTCAGGCTATAGGAATTGGGAAACGTCTAAAAAAATCATCAAGCGGTGAAATTTCAAAAACTGAAGCGTCTTCTTCACCACCAACTATCAAACCACTAGCTGAGCCTACTGCTTATGATATTTTTCTTAAAACAATCAAAAGAGCAAGCAATTTAGTTAATGTACATAAAGATGGTACAAAATGTGACGAGCAGCATTATGACAGTTTCAGAGCAGCAGTTGTACTCTCAATTTCTGCGCTTGACGCTTACGTAAGAACTCTTGTGGTTGACAAGATATTAGGTAAACTGTCTGACAAAGATAAAGCATTGTCTAACGAATTAAAAGATTACATAAAAAACCTATTAAATCAGGAAGCGTTATTAGAGGCTGGAAGAAAATATGAGTTTAGAGAAAAGGTAGAAAAAGCTATTAGAGCAGATTTTGAGACTAAGTCTTTTCAAGGTGAATATAAAATTAATGTTTACATGGAACTGGCAGGTTATAAAGATATATTTGAGGAAGTTTCACATAGTGCTAATGTAAACAAGAACCGACTACGGGGTGACATGGAAAAATTTACAAAACGTCGTCATATCATTGCACACTGTGGCGATTTTGACTTAAACCAAATTCCGCATAGCGAAAACACAATTGAAAAGAGTTATACAACCGAGTGCATTGAAGTGGTACAACGTTTTGCTGAACATTTACATAAAGTGACAAACAAATGAAAAAAGTATATATAATATCATACGATTTAAAAAACCCAGGACAGAATTATGAGAAAATTTTAGCTCTAATTAAGAGTTTTGGGAAATGGGCAAGATTAGGTG from Chitinophagales bacterium carries:
- a CDS encoding restriction endonuclease yields the protein MRQEPPDFLDISPTEFELTVLEFLKDLGSRLENFQITHNSIETSHDGNYQIDIKATFEALGIKMAIIVECKKHNSPIKREVVQILKDKLQTLGAQKGILFSTAKFQSGCIEYAEKHGLALVRLIDGKFTYEVKSMDKENIWYPPDLPKYVGEYIYNITDTGYTTYNLSPGYTDGLLEYLQK